In one window of Tumebacillus algifaecis DNA:
- a CDS encoding non-ribosomal peptide synthetase — MDNRMLELVTLKSWDEQLTTEAKETTQIVLCFTGSLNLEIVAKSVREIISRHEVLRTTVSLLDGTTVSALQVEPYVAMPLLDLTHLPEAIRTSSLEKLLVQEAATPFQVEKDLLLRTLLIKRAPDEHVFLAVMHPVITAEWAKDVFLHELSALYDAFVTGQQSPLPDVDAAAIQAMRGDLERMCRQATEAAEEQYARQISHLLAEEAGYEDSAQDIAMPISFAQQRLWLIDQMDPGTPLYNIPATLRLTGKLNLNALEQCFNEMLHRHESLRTVFRLIDGEPMQVIKEYKFRNIPKLDVQNLSNKEVEIRRWADHQQMYSFDLAKGPLLRLLLIKVAPEEHVLLFTMHHIISDGWSMNVFIQEIGTLYHAFAKGLPSPLPELSIQYADFAHWQRERLQGEVLEDQLSYWRKKLGGELSVLQLPTDRPRPAVQTNRGHTIYFKVRKESYEKLLSNGRREGATSYMTLLTVFKILLNIYSGQDDFAVGSPIAGRNHTQLEPLIGFLVNTLVLRTDLSGDYSFSELLRRVKATTLEAYAHQEVPFEMLVAELQPDRNKSHSPLFQVMFTLQTIPESKLEADGFSFSAIEMKADLAKFDLTLAMEEGAEGLNGILEYNVDLFDKATAVRMAEHFQQLLDAVAEQPDVSCSELSILTQAEQQRLLVEWNQTQVDLPKRAVHELFEQQAAATPDRTALVFEKERLTYRELNESANRLARHLQKLGVGTGDLVGLAMERSSELIIAMLAIVKAGGAYVPFDPAYPLERLRYMLEDTGVTVMVTMAHLVDKLPPHNARQVCVEQLHEVLAQESGDNLTSAVTPDSVAYVMYTSGTTGNPKGILIPHRGIVRLVYGPSAALPYISDDVGLQYAPIAFDASTVEIWGVLLNGAKLVVYPPYQASMEEIGHAVREHGITVLFLTAGLFHQMVEAHLEGLRGIRLLASGGDAISAPHAKKVIEQLNLTFFNLYGPTEVTSVASAHAVRAGDDVGTSLSIGRPIANTSVYVLDNRMHPVPTGVVGELYVGGEGIALGYLNRPDLTDEQFVPSPFKHEERLYKTGDLVRWLANGTLEFIGRIDSQVKIRGFRIELGEVESVIEQHPAIVQAAVMAREDVPGLKRLVAYLVFDPAASASSGDVREFLLDKLPDYMVPSAIVTLESFPLTANQKLDYRALPAPEGRPELETEYVEPRNEAEAKIAALFAELLGVEQVGAFDDFFELGGHSLLGTRLVSRIREVFQAEMPLRALFDHATVAALAKLLSDENQSVTPVQLPPLRKALRDEPIPLSYAQQRLWFLDQLTPGSNAYNMPSALKLQGVLDVEAVKRSFNEIVRRHESLRTTFQMEGEQAVQVIAPVLELDVPVIDLTAAADRDDQLHLLVQKDATDPFDLHEGPLLRVTLIRLATEEHALLVNMHHIISDGWSMNVLIEEFVALYGAYSQQQSSPLSELPVQFADYAIWQRGWMNGETLDEQMAYWTTKLGGDLPVLELPTDSSPEANSGQSARQVVMLSESMTQQLKKLGREEGTTPFMTVLAAFKTLLARMTGQDDIIVGTPVANRGTVETEGLIGILLNTLALRTDFSGGPTFRELLSRVRETTLDAFARQEVPFEKIVEEIQPDRNMNRNPVFDVMVNFVNTPSSDLSLPGLTISGLEAGAEPASKFMMTLYISEQDEQLRMSLVYQTALFKAERMATFMEQFEFLLEQMLAEPDRKVNTCTLVTSSCRNRLPDPTVAIAEPDYPFINELFAKWAGEAPEQSAVMQGGREWSYRDLQERADTLARVLVANGVAPGDAVAVAGTRNFGFIVTMLGVLKSGGVLVPIDLHLPLNRQSVMVEQSKAKHLLFTSDEEMTDDWQTMFLRFEIVHIDPHSGSVLQKSAPDTTVLPTLAPDDPAYIFFTSGTTGVPKGVLGCHKGLNHFLAWQRSTFQIGPSDRVAQLIHLSFDAVLRDVFLPLTSGATLCLPEATDDLGGDLILPWLERVGVTVLHTVPSVAQAWATDHPHGFSLRSLRHLFLAGEPLTDVLVNRLRGAFPALGNIINLYGPTETTMVKCYHVVPEQPEPGIQPAGVPFPETQALVLSETGQLCGIGEQGEIVLRTPFRTLGYVNAPEENSNFVQNPFCPHDPADKLYFTGDKGRYRLDGSLEILGRTDDQVKVRGVRIQLHEVSSVLLRHEAVHACAVLDWKDETGQTELVAYLVVKEGHKATAEDLRVHLERHLLAAMVPRSFQFLDVLPRLANGKVNRKALPKPERVRATDAAYVAPRTPTEEKLAVIFADVLRLEKVGVQDNFFALGGHSLLATSLVSRIRHEFEVDLPLRTLFERPTVAAIAEEVEGKLSQGLRRERITIERMSRERRAVRPTSVANRQKPPGTTTQGEPDPSDLV, encoded by the coding sequence ATGGACAATCGTATGCTGGAGCTGGTGACATTGAAGAGTTGGGATGAACAGCTGACGACAGAGGCGAAAGAAACCACTCAGATCGTGTTGTGCTTCACTGGTTCGTTGAATTTGGAAATAGTAGCGAAAAGCGTGCGCGAGATCATTTCCCGCCATGAAGTGTTGCGAACGACCGTCTCTCTCCTTGATGGAACGACAGTGTCCGCTTTGCAAGTGGAACCGTATGTGGCTATGCCTTTGCTGGACCTCACTCATTTGCCTGAAGCAATCAGAACATCGTCTCTAGAGAAACTGCTGGTGCAAGAGGCAGCCACTCCTTTCCAAGTAGAAAAGGACCTTTTGCTGCGTACGTTGCTGATCAAAAGGGCACCCGATGAGCACGTTTTCCTTGCAGTCATGCATCCGGTAATTACAGCCGAATGGGCAAAAGACGTCTTCCTGCACGAATTGTCTGCGCTCTATGACGCGTTTGTGACGGGGCAGCAATCTCCACTTCCAGATGTAGACGCGGCTGCGATACAGGCGATGCGCGGCGATCTTGAGCGCATGTGCAGGCAAGCCACAGAGGCGGCGGAGGAGCAGTATGCCAGGCAGATCAGCCACCTGTTGGCAGAAGAGGCGGGGTACGAAGATTCGGCCCAAGATATCGCGATGCCGATTTCCTTCGCCCAACAGCGCCTGTGGTTGATCGATCAGATGGACCCCGGCACTCCGCTATACAACATTCCGGCCACCTTGCGTTTGACCGGAAAATTGAACCTGAACGCCCTCGAACAATGTTTCAACGAGATGCTACACCGTCATGAGTCATTGCGCACAGTGTTTCGCCTGATCGACGGTGAGCCGATGCAAGTGATCAAAGAATATAAGTTCCGCAACATTCCGAAGCTTGATGTGCAGAACTTGAGCAACAAGGAAGTGGAAATCAGGCGTTGGGCAGATCATCAACAGATGTACTCATTCGACCTAGCCAAAGGTCCGCTTCTGCGTCTGCTTCTGATCAAAGTCGCCCCGGAGGAACATGTTCTCCTGTTCACGATGCACCACATCATTTCGGACGGTTGGTCGATGAACGTGTTTATTCAGGAGATCGGGACGCTCTATCATGCGTTTGCAAAAGGATTGCCTTCGCCGCTACCGGAGTTGTCGATTCAGTATGCAGACTTTGCTCATTGGCAGCGCGAGCGCTTGCAAGGCGAAGTGTTGGAGGATCAGCTTTCCTATTGGAGGAAAAAGCTGGGCGGGGAACTCAGCGTCCTGCAACTGCCGACCGACCGTCCGCGCCCTGCTGTACAGACGAATCGCGGCCACACGATCTACTTCAAGGTTCGTAAAGAATCGTATGAGAAACTGCTTTCCAACGGACGAAGGGAAGGCGCGACCTCCTACATGACGTTGCTGACCGTGTTTAAAATCTTGCTCAACATCTACAGCGGGCAGGATGACTTTGCGGTCGGCTCTCCGATTGCGGGGCGCAATCACACGCAGTTGGAGCCTTTGATCGGATTTTTAGTCAACACGTTGGTGCTGCGCACCGACCTGTCGGGCGATTACAGCTTCAGCGAACTGCTGCGTCGCGTCAAGGCGACAACTTTAGAAGCGTACGCGCATCAAGAGGTGCCGTTTGAGATGTTGGTGGCAGAATTGCAACCGGATCGAAACAAAAGCCATTCGCCGCTGTTCCAAGTGATGTTCACCTTGCAGACCATTCCGGAGAGCAAATTGGAAGCGGACGGTTTTTCGTTTAGCGCCATCGAAATGAAAGCGGATCTGGCCAAATTTGATTTAACTTTGGCGATGGAAGAGGGCGCAGAAGGGCTGAATGGCATTTTAGAATACAACGTTGATCTGTTTGACAAAGCGACGGCTGTACGGATGGCCGAACATTTCCAGCAACTGCTCGATGCTGTTGCCGAACAGCCTGACGTTTCCTGTTCCGAGTTGTCGATTTTGACACAAGCAGAACAGCAACGATTGCTTGTCGAGTGGAACCAGACACAGGTTGATCTGCCCAAGCGAGCGGTACACGAGCTTTTCGAGCAACAGGCTGCGGCGACCCCAGATCGAACGGCTCTCGTGTTTGAAAAGGAGCGCTTGACCTATCGTGAACTGAATGAGAGCGCCAATCGTCTGGCCCGCCATTTGCAAAAACTAGGGGTTGGGACAGGGGATCTGGTCGGGCTTGCGATGGAGCGTTCGAGCGAACTGATCATCGCAATGCTCGCGATAGTAAAGGCGGGCGGGGCGTATGTTCCGTTCGATCCAGCCTATCCACTGGAACGTCTACGCTACATGCTGGAAGACACGGGCGTCACGGTGATGGTGACGATGGCTCATCTGGTCGATAAATTGCCACCGCATAACGCGCGGCAAGTCTGCGTCGAACAGTTGCACGAGGTGCTCGCGCAGGAGAGTGGAGACAATCTAACATCAGCTGTGACTCCTGACAGTGTGGCCTATGTGATGTACACGTCCGGTACGACGGGCAATCCGAAGGGCATTTTGATTCCGCATCGCGGCATCGTTCGACTGGTGTACGGACCGAGCGCCGCGCTTCCCTATATATCGGACGATGTCGGACTGCAATATGCCCCGATCGCCTTTGATGCATCGACGGTGGAAATTTGGGGTGTGCTGCTGAATGGTGCGAAATTGGTCGTCTACCCGCCGTATCAAGCGTCGATGGAGGAGATCGGACATGCGGTTCGCGAACATGGCATTACCGTTTTGTTCCTGACGGCCGGGCTATTCCACCAGATGGTCGAGGCACATCTCGAAGGACTGCGCGGCATACGCTTGCTCGCTTCGGGCGGTGACGCGATCTCTGCACCGCATGCGAAAAAGGTGATCGAGCAGTTGAACCTCACTTTCTTCAACCTTTACGGCCCGACCGAGGTGACCTCTGTCGCCAGCGCTCATGCGGTCAGGGCGGGGGACGATGTTGGCACCAGCCTGTCGATCGGCCGACCGATCGCGAACACGAGCGTCTACGTGTTGGACAATCGGATGCACCCGGTGCCGACTGGCGTGGTGGGAGAATTATATGTCGGCGGAGAAGGGATTGCACTCGGCTATTTGAATCGCCCCGATCTGACAGATGAACAGTTTGTGCCCAGCCCCTTCAAGCACGAAGAGCGCCTCTACAAGACGGGCGATCTGGTGCGCTGGTTGGCAAATGGCACGCTGGAGTTTATTGGACGTATCGACAGTCAAGTGAAAATTCGCGGCTTCCGCATCGAACTCGGGGAAGTGGAGTCGGTGATCGAACAGCACCCGGCCATCGTCCAAGCGGCGGTGATGGCAAGAGAAGACGTGCCAGGGCTGAAACGTCTTGTCGCCTACCTCGTGTTTGACCCGGCGGCAAGTGCATCATCTGGCGATGTGCGCGAATTTTTGCTCGACAAACTGCCCGATTATATGGTGCCAAGCGCGATTGTCACGCTCGAGTCCTTCCCGCTCACCGCCAACCAAAAGCTGGACTACCGCGCGCTTCCAGCACCAGAGGGTCGTCCCGAACTGGAAACGGAGTATGTCGAGCCGCGCAACGAGGCCGAAGCGAAGATCGCAGCGCTTTTTGCAGAACTGTTGGGAGTCGAACAAGTCGGAGCTTTTGACGATTTCTTTGAACTTGGCGGTCACTCGCTGCTCGGAACACGTCTGGTGTCCCGCATTCGCGAAGTGTTTCAGGCCGAGATGCCGCTGCGGGCTCTGTTCGATCATGCGACGGTGGCAGCGCTCGCGAAACTGCTGAGCGATGAGAATCAAAGCGTAACGCCAGTACAACTACCTCCGCTTCGCAAAGCATTGCGCGACGAGCCGATCCCGCTGTCTTACGCTCAGCAGCGTCTCTGGTTCCTCGACCAATTGACGCCGGGTAGCAATGCGTACAATATGCCGTCCGCACTGAAACTGCAGGGCGTGTTGGATGTGGAAGCTGTCAAACGCAGTTTTAACGAGATTGTCAGGCGCCATGAATCGCTGCGCACGACCTTCCAGATGGAAGGGGAGCAGGCGGTGCAAGTGATCGCGCCTGTCTTGGAACTGGATGTGCCGGTGATCGACCTTACTGCAGCAGCAGACCGCGACGATCAACTGCATCTTCTGGTGCAGAAGGATGCGACCGACCCGTTTGATCTGCACGAAGGCCCACTTTTGCGCGTTACTTTGATCCGTTTGGCGACAGAAGAGCACGCGCTCCTCGTCAACATGCACCATATCATCTCGGACGGCTGGTCGATGAACGTATTGATCGAGGAGTTCGTGGCGCTCTATGGAGCCTACTCGCAACAGCAATCTTCGCCGCTTAGCGAACTGCCCGTGCAGTTTGCCGACTATGCGATCTGGCAGCGCGGTTGGATGAATGGTGAAACGTTGGACGAGCAGATGGCTTACTGGACAACCAAATTAGGCGGCGACCTCCCCGTTTTGGAATTGCCGACCGACTCTAGTCCAGAAGCGAACAGCGGACAGAGTGCTCGGCAGGTGGTCATGCTGTCCGAATCGATGACTCAACAGTTGAAAAAGTTGGGTCGGGAGGAAGGCACGACCCCGTTCATGACGGTGCTTGCCGCTTTCAAAACACTGCTCGCCCGCATGACTGGACAGGATGACATCATCGTCGGAACTCCGGTCGCCAATCGCGGTACGGTGGAGACGGAAGGGTTGATCGGCATTTTGCTGAATACGCTTGCCCTGCGCACCGACTTTAGCGGCGGGCCGACCTTCCGCGAACTGTTGAGCCGTGTGCGTGAAACGACTTTGGATGCGTTCGCCCGCCAAGAGGTACCGTTCGAAAAGATCGTTGAAGAAATCCAACCGGACCGCAATATGAACCGCAACCCGGTGTTCGACGTCATGGTCAACTTCGTCAACACGCCAAGCAGTGACTTGTCACTCCCAGGTCTGACGATCTCCGGACTTGAAGCGGGCGCAGAGCCAGCTTCCAAGTTCATGATGACGCTTTACATCTCGGAGCAGGACGAACAGTTGCGCATGAGCCTCGTCTATCAGACGGCGCTATTCAAAGCGGAGCGCATGGCAACCTTCATGGAGCAATTTGAATTCCTGCTCGAGCAAATGTTGGCGGAACCGGATCGCAAGGTCAATACCTGCACGCTGGTAACGTCTTCCTGCCGGAACCGACTCCCCGATCCAACCGTGGCGATCGCAGAACCGGACTACCCGTTCATCAACGAGCTTTTTGCCAAATGGGCGGGAGAAGCGCCTGAGCAGAGCGCCGTTATGCAAGGCGGGCGAGAGTGGTCCTACCGAGACCTACAAGAGCGCGCCGACACGCTGGCTCGTGTGCTGGTCGCAAACGGGGTAGCGCCAGGCGATGCTGTGGCTGTGGCTGGGACGCGCAATTTCGGATTTATCGTCACCATGCTCGGCGTGTTGAAGAGCGGTGGTGTTTTGGTACCGATCGATCTTCACCTGCCGCTGAATCGTCAGAGCGTGATGGTCGAGCAGTCGAAAGCGAAACATCTGCTCTTCACAAGCGATGAGGAAATGACAGACGACTGGCAAACGATGTTCCTACGTTTCGAAATCGTGCACATCGACCCACACAGCGGGAGCGTATTGCAAAAGTCGGCACCTGACACAACTGTGTTGCCGACGCTGGCCCCAGACGACCCGGCCTATATTTTCTTCACCTCGGGAACGACGGGCGTGCCCAAAGGCGTTCTCGGCTGTCACAAAGGGCTCAACCACTTCCTGGCCTGGCAGCGCAGCACGTTTCAGATCGGCCCGAGCGACCGTGTCGCGCAACTGATCCATCTGTCATTTGACGCAGTGCTGCGCGATGTGTTCCTCCCGCTGACCAGCGGGGCGACGCTGTGCCTCCCCGAAGCGACAGACGATCTAGGCGGCGACTTGATCTTGCCGTGGCTGGAGCGCGTCGGGGTCACCGTGTTGCATACCGTACCGTCTGTCGCTCAAGCGTGGGCGACCGATCATCCGCATGGCTTCTCGCTTCGTTCGCTGCGCCACCTGTTCCTGGCGGGCGAACCGTTGACCGATGTGCTGGTCAATCGCCTGCGCGGTGCATTCCCGGCACTCGGCAATATCATCAACCTGTATGGCCCGACGGAAACAACGATGGTTAAATGTTACCATGTCGTGCCGGAACAGCCCGAACCGGGAATCCAACCGGCCGGCGTTCCATTCCCAGAAACGCAGGCGCTCGTTCTGAGCGAGACGGGACAGCTCTGCGGGATCGGTGAACAAGGGGAGATCGTTCTTCGCACACCGTTTCGTACGCTCGGCTATGTCAACGCTCCAGAGGAGAATTCGAATTTTGTGCAAAACCCGTTTTGTCCGCATGATCCTGCCGACAAGCTATACTTCACAGGCGACAAAGGGCGCTATCGCCTTGACGGGTCGTTGGAAATTCTCGGACGTACGGACGATCAGGTCAAAGTTCGCGGTGTGCGGATTCAATTGCATGAAGTGTCCTCTGTGCTCCTGCGACACGAGGCTGTCCACGCCTGCGCAGTGCTCGATTGGAAAGACGAAACTGGACAGACTGAACTGGTTGCTTACCTCGTAGTAAAAGAGGGGCATAAGGCGACCGCCGAAGACCTGCGTGTCCATTTGGAGCGTCACTTGCTCGCTGCGATGGTGCCGAGGTCGTTCCAGTTCCTCGATGTCCTGCCGCGACTAGCCAACGGCAAAGTCAATCGCAAAGCGCTGCCCAAACCGGAACGAGTTCGCGCAACCGATGCGGCATATGTCGCACCGCGCACCCCGACCGAGGAAAAGTTGGCTGTGATCTTTGCGGACGTGCTACGCTTGGAAAAAGTGGGTGTTCAGGATAACTTCTTTGCGCTCGGCGGTCATTCTCTGCTGGCCACTTCGTTGGTCTCTCGCATTCGTCATGAATTCGAAGTGGATCTACCGCTTCGCACCCTGTTCGAACGCCCGACGGTCGCCGCGATCGCCGAGGAGGTCGAAGGGAAACTGTCGCAAGGCTTGCGCAGAGAGCGGATCACCATCGAGCGGATGTCTCGGGAGCGCAGGGCAGTTCGGCCAACTTCTGTGGCCAATCGACAAAAACCGCCGGGCACAACCACGCAGGGGGAACCCGATCCATCTGACCTCGTGTGA
- a CDS encoding condensation domain-containing protein — MDRLQERLAALSPEQRALFEQQVMRKSLSARGERGKGSISRRGHQGPSRLSFDQERMWQLHQQAPELPTYNVYGSIRIRGLLKVDAMRRALHEIIRRHEAWRTVFRMIDGQVMQVVMPEILLPWVEVDLTDVALVDREQAMQKVIGEEVKRPFELEQGPMLRVKLVHAAQDEWCLVLTVHHLVTDRVSFSIVFEELSELYRALVQGARATLPEPEIQYSDYAEWQREYLTGDELQRLLAYWKGRLAGSDFLLQLPTDYPRPVVQSHRGVRVFFDLPQAGLQRLKALGQQEGATSFMVLLAAYQVLLHRLCGQEDIVVGTPFANRGRKEMARVLGYVLTSSVIRTEVSGELRFCDLLHRVREAAIGAFAHQELPFHLLKEALHLPVDSSRNPVFQAMFVYVEADDRPLQLPGLEIEYDLLDAGTAKYDLTLGLVEREWGLECFFEYSPDLHRAETVHHFAQTWLSLIEAIIENPSAKICTL, encoded by the coding sequence ATGGATCGTTTGCAAGAGCGTCTGGCCGCCTTATCGCCGGAACAACGCGCCCTGTTCGAGCAACAGGTGATGCGAAAGAGCTTGTCCGCACGAGGCGAGCGTGGGAAGGGATCAATTTCGCGTCGCGGACATCAGGGACCGAGTCGGCTGTCGTTCGATCAAGAGCGAATGTGGCAGTTGCACCAGCAAGCGCCAGAGTTGCCTACGTACAATGTGTACGGATCGATCCGCATCAGAGGCTTGCTCAAAGTTGATGCGATGCGACGAGCGCTCCATGAAATCATCAGGCGTCATGAAGCGTGGCGAACGGTGTTTCGGATGATCGACGGTCAGGTGATGCAGGTGGTGATGCCTGAAATTCTCCTGCCGTGGGTCGAAGTTGATCTGACAGATGTGGCGCTTGTCGATCGGGAGCAGGCGATGCAAAAGGTCATCGGGGAAGAGGTCAAGCGACCTTTCGAATTGGAACAAGGACCCATGCTGCGCGTCAAGCTAGTACATGCGGCGCAGGATGAGTGGTGCTTGGTGCTGACGGTGCATCATTTGGTGACAGATCGGGTGTCCTTTTCGATCGTATTTGAGGAGTTGTCGGAGCTATATCGCGCTTTGGTGCAGGGAGCGCGGGCAACGCTGCCCGAACCGGAGATTCAATATTCGGACTATGCGGAGTGGCAGCGAGAGTATTTGACAGGTGACGAGTTGCAAAGGTTGTTAGCCTATTGGAAGGGTCGATTGGCGGGGAGCGACTTTTTGTTACAACTGCCGACCGACTATCCGCGCCCTGTTGTGCAGTCACATCGAGGCGTGAGAGTGTTTTTTGATCTTCCCCAAGCGGGGCTTCAGCGTTTGAAAGCGTTGGGACAGCAGGAAGGTGCCACCAGCTTCATGGTCTTGCTGGCGGCCTATCAAGTTCTGTTGCACCGTCTTTGCGGGCAAGAAGACATCGTGGTCGGCACGCCGTTCGCAAATCGTGGACGCAAAGAGATGGCGCGCGTGCTTGGCTATGTATTGACCAGTTCTGTCATCCGAACTGAGGTAAGCGGAGAGCTGAGGTTTTGTGATCTGCTCCATCGAGTTCGTGAGGCGGCGATCGGTGCATTCGCCCATCAGGAATTGCCGTTTCATCTGCTGAAAGAAGCGTTGCACCTGCCAGTCGATTCAAGCCGCAACCCCGTCTTTCAAGCGATGTTCGTCTACGTAGAGGCGGACGACAGACCGTTGCAACTGCCAGGTTTGGAAATCGAGTACGACCTGCTCGATGCTGGAACTGCCAAGTATGATTTGACATTGGGGCTCGTCGAACGCGAATGGGGTCTGGAATGCTTTTTCGAATACAGCCCCGACCTCCACCGCGCTGAAACTGTCCACCATTTTGCTCAAACCTGGCTGAGCCTGATCGAGGCGATCATCGAGAATCCTTCAGCGAAAATTTGTACACTCTAG